One window of Salegentibacter sp. Hel_I_6 genomic DNA carries:
- the ltrA gene encoding group II intron reverse transcriptase/maturase — translation MIKELTSKKNLNQAFRQVYRNKGAAGIDNVQITGLQSILKAHGKQYARQIERGEYQVAPILGVEIPKSNGKKRLLGIPTVVDRVFQQALHQVLQPVFEPAFQNYSYGFRPNRNAHQAVAQSLENINSGYQNIVDIDLKSFFDEVAHDVLLDLIFKKVKCRATLKLLRSFLRAPIQINGKLHKRRKGVPQGSPLSPLLSNILLNELDKELEKRGHRYVRYADDFSIYVRSKPAAKRVGNSIYKFLRDKLRLPINREKSGIRKPLTFKVLGFGFVPTYKKGEKAKYQLVAEASKWEIFKSKLKYITKKTIPASFEERIHSINLLLRGWINYFKPASIQGKLKKLEEWLRNRLRYCIWHHWKKPERKRKNLIRLGINPDQAYAWSRTRMGGWAVAQSPILRTTITIKRLKMKGYVGLIEYYNR, via the coding sequence ATGATTAAAGAATTAACAAGTAAAAAGAACCTAAACCAAGCCTTCCGTCAGGTGTATCGCAACAAAGGAGCAGCAGGTATAGATAACGTCCAAATAACAGGACTCCAATCTATTCTAAAAGCTCACGGTAAACAATACGCCCGGCAGATAGAACGAGGGGAATATCAGGTGGCTCCAATACTGGGAGTTGAAATACCAAAAAGCAACGGGAAGAAACGTTTACTCGGTATTCCCACGGTTGTCGACAGGGTATTTCAGCAAGCATTACATCAGGTTTTGCAACCAGTATTTGAGCCAGCCTTTCAAAATTATAGTTATGGATTCAGACCAAACCGCAATGCCCATCAAGCCGTTGCACAGAGCCTTGAAAATATCAATTCTGGCTACCAAAACATCGTCGATATTGATTTAAAGAGCTTCTTTGATGAAGTGGCCCACGATGTACTGTTAGACTTGATATTCAAAAAGGTAAAATGCCGGGCTACTTTAAAGTTATTGCGGTCATTTTTAAGAGCTCCGATACAAATTAACGGCAAGTTGCATAAACGCAGGAAAGGAGTCCCGCAAGGTTCTCCCTTAAGTCCTTTGCTCTCCAATATTCTGCTCAATGAGCTGGATAAAGAACTGGAAAAGCGAGGACACCGCTATGTAAGATATGCCGATGATTTTAGTATTTACGTTCGAAGTAAACCCGCTGCGAAACGCGTAGGTAATAGTATCTACAAATTTCTCCGGGACAAACTCCGGCTTCCAATCAATAGGGAGAAAAGTGGCATACGTAAACCTTTAACCTTTAAGGTATTGGGATTTGGTTTTGTACCAACCTACAAGAAAGGAGAAAAGGCCAAATACCAGCTTGTGGCAGAAGCGTCAAAATGGGAAATATTTAAGTCAAAACTTAAATATATTACCAAAAAGACAATTCCTGCAAGCTTTGAAGAACGTATCCACAGCATCAACTTATTGTTAAGGGGCTGGATCAATTACTTTAAACCGGCATCCATTCAGGGAAAGCTTAAGAAGCTGGAAGAATGGCTAAGGAATCGTTTACGGTATTGCATCTGGCATCACTGGAAAAAGCCCGAACGAAAACGGAAAAACCTTATTCGATTGGGTATTAATCCAGATCAAGCCTATGCCTGGAGTCGCACCCGAATGGGCGGCTGGGCTGTAGCCCAGAGTCCTATCTTGCGTACCACTATTACCATAAAACGCTTAAAAATGAAAGGTTATGTTGGTTTAATCGAATACTATAATCGATAA